From the genome of Pungitius pungitius chromosome 21, fPunPun2.1, whole genome shotgun sequence, one region includes:
- the LOC134107887 gene encoding mucin-13-like, whose product MAQEIKLVFVLWMVVACLGPVLTTTTALVGSTTTPKPATDSTTLKPPDSTTAPDGSSTTLKPVTDSTTTKPPDSTTTAPEASPTTPKPATVSTTIKPPGPCDGKPCLDGSTCQPRHDQTFECLCLAGDNYDYISKECQSGKVFPGQLNLPGLPYKPEMADKSSQEFQNAAKKINGEIHNIFKDDDSFSSSTVLEISPGPVPSKKSQVRSMSAKNKAIATVEIIFKKSADINGTQVLDKMSAASNCSGCLLDGAVFDPKPLCSLDPCDTNTTQCNGIDGGFTCTCSEDFIKTVLSDRLCIACPSGFKTEDSQKCVPCPFGRSGFNCKETWKLTLVIVGSVLGSLLLIALILLPVLTLKASKKISKKEKSGDLGPSFSHIPTKQSGVNGSSAPRQPALYGGPADRMSGSANAGGNRIPRATTTNSWEKRANLERTQSSRQPAPYNGPANRMLGSANAGVPQIPRATATNSWEKRANMEMTPTSSRQNLVPMGRNSRPYDDDNDMNPYAQARPQSNPYTQNQPRVDPYNQRHGHSNPYYMHDN is encoded by the exons ATGGCTCAAGAAATCAAACTGGTCTTTGTCCTTTGGATGGTTGTGGCCTGTCTAG GTCCAGTTTTGACGACTACAACAGCTTTGGTTGGTTCAACCACAACACCAAAACCTGCTACTGATTCTACAACCTTAAAGCCTCCCG ATTCAACAACAGCTCCGGATGGTTCATCTACAACACTGAAACCTGTTACCGATTCTACAACCACAAAGCCTCCAG ATTCAACAACGACAGCTCCAGAAGCTTCACCTACAACACCGAAACCTGCTACAGTTTCTACAACCATAAAGCCTCCAg GACCCTGTGATGGAAAACCATGCTTGGATGGGAGCACCTGTCAGCCTCGTCATGATCAAACCTTTGAATGCTTGTGTTTGGCTGGTGATAACTATGATTATATCAGCAAAGAATGTCAGAGTG gCAAAGTCTTCCCTGGACAACTAAACCTGCCTGGCCTCCCATACAAACCGGAAATGGCTGACAAGTCATCACAAGAATTTCAAAACGCTGCCAAAAAGATTAACGGGGAG ATTCACAACATTTTCAAGGATGATGATTCTTTCTCCAGCTCGACAGTGCTGGAAATCAGTCCGGGTCCAGT gccgtcaaaaaaaagtcaagttaGGTCAATGTCAGCGAAGAATAAAGCCATAGCAACTGTTGAGATCATCTTCAAGAAAAGTGCTGACATCAACGGAACACAAGTTCTAGATAAGATGTCAGCCGCCAGCAACTGTAGTGGTTGCTTACTGGATGGTGCAGTTTTTGATC CCAAACCCTTGTGTTCTTTGGATCCTTGTGATACGAATACTACACAATGCAATGGGATAGATGGAGGATTTACTTGCACCTGTTCGGAGGATTTCATTAAGACAGTCCTCAGTGACAGGTTGTGCATAG CCTGTCCTAGTGGTTTCAAAACTGAAGACTCCCAAAAATGTGTCCC GTGTCCCTTCGGGCGTTCTGGTTTTAACTGCAAGGAAA CCTGGAAGCTAACTTTGGTCATTGTCGGCTCCGTGCTTGGGAGCCTGCTGCTGATCGCGCTCATTCTTCTGCCTGTATTGACACTCAA AGCCTCAAAGAAGATCTCCAAGAAGGAGAAAAGTGGAGACCTGGGGCCATCCTTCAGCCACATTCCTACCAAGCAATCAGGGGTTAACGGCAGTTCAGCTCCAAGGCAACCTGCCCTGTACGGTGGGCCGGCGGACAGGATGTCAGGCTCGGCTAATGCCGGGGGGAATCGGATCCCAAGGGCCACAACCACAAACAGTTGGGAAAAAAGAGCCAACCTGGAGCGGACCCAGTCCAGCAGACAACCTGCCCCGTACAATGGGCCGGCCAACAGGATGTTGGGCTCGGCTAATGCCGGGGTGCCTCAGATCCCAAGGGCCACAGCCACAAACAGTTGGGAAAAAAGAGCCAACATGGAGATGACTCCGACCAGCAGCAGACAAAACTTGGTTCCAATGGGGAGGAACTCG cgGCCCTACGACGACGACAATGACATGAACCCATATGCTCAGGCTCGCCCCCAGAGCAACCCCTACACCCAGAATCAACCTCGCGTCGACCCGTACAATCAGCGCCATGGACACAGCAACCCTTACTACATGCACGACAACTGA
- the LOC119213198 gene encoding mucin-13-like, with amino-acid sequence TVESTTTGVATTTLEPSTTGVATTTLEPSTTDAATTTVESTTTGVATTTLEPSATGAATTTVEPTTTGALTTTVEYTTTDAATTTVESTTKPPDSTTAPDSSTTTSTTTKPPEPITTTTATDSSTTTPTTTKPPVSTTTAPDSSTTTSTTTKPPEPITTTTATDSSTTTPTTTKPPDSTTTAPEASPTTPKPATVSTTIKPPGPCDGKPCLDGSTCHPRYDQTFECLCLAGDNYDYDTKECQSGKVFPGQLNLPSITYEPEMADKSSQKFQNAAKKINGEIHNIFKDDDSFSSSTVLEISPGPVPSKKSQVRSMSAKNKAIATVEIIFKKSADINGTQVLDKMLAASNCSGCLLDGAVFDPKTLCSLDPCDTNTTQCNGIDGGFTCTCSEHFIKTVLSDRLCIACPSGSKAKDSNECVPCPFGRSGFNCEETWKLTLVIVGSVLGSLLLIALILLPVLTLKASKKMSKKEKSGDLGLSFSHIPTKQSVVNGSSAPRQPALYGGPADRMSGSANAGENRIPRATTTNSWEKRANLERTQTSRQPAPYSGQVVCTCSNRMLGSANAGVPQIPRATATNSWEKRANLERTQTSRHPAPYSGQVVCTCSNRMLGSADAGVPQIPRATATNSWEKRANLEQTQTSRQPVPYSGPANRMLGSANAGVPQIPRATATNSWEKRANLEQTQTSRQPVPYSGPANRMLGSANAGVPQIPRATATNSWEKRANLEQTQTSRQPVPYSGPANRMLGSANAGVPQIPRATATNSWEKRANLERTQTSRQPVPYSGPANRMLGSAIAGVPQIPRATATNSWEKRANMEMTPTSSRQNLVPVGRNSRHGYSNPYYMHDN; translated from the exons actgtagaatctacaacaacaggtgtggcgactacaaccctagaaccttcaacaacaggtgtggcgactacaaccctagaaccttcaaccacagatgcagcaactacaactgtagaatctacaacaacaggtgtggcgactacaaccctggaaccttcagcaacaggtgcagcgactacaactgtagaacctacaacgacgggggcattgacaacaactgtagaatatacaaccacagatgcagcaactacaactgtagaatctacaacaaagCCTCCAg ATTCAACAACAGCTCCGGATAGTTCAACCACAACATCGACAACCACAAAGCCTCCAg AAcctataacaacaacaacagctacgGATAGTTCAACCACAACACCGACAACCACAAAGCCTCCag tttcaacaacaacagctccgGATAGTTCAACCACAACATCGACAACCACAAAGCCTCCAg AAcctataacaacaacaacagctacgGATAGTTCAACCACAACACCGACAACCACAAAGCCTCCag ATTCAACAACGACAGCTCCAGAAGCTTCACCTACAACACCGAAACCTGCTACCGTTTCTACAACCATAAAGCCTCCAG GACCCTGTGATGGAAAACCATGCTTGGATGGAAGCACCTGTCACCCTCGTTATGATCAAACCTTTGAATGCTTGTGTTTGGCTGGTGATAACTATGATTATGACACCAAAGAATGTCAGAGTG gCAAAGTTTTCCCTGGACAACTAAACCTGCCTAGCATCACATACGAACCGGAAATGGCCGACAAGTCATCACAAAAATTTCAAAACGCTGCCAAAAAGATTAACGGGGAG ATTCACAACATTTTCAAGGATGATGATTCTTTCTCCAGCTCGACAGTGCTGGAAATCAGTCCGGGTCCAGT gccgtcaaaaaaaagtcaagttaGGTCAATGTCAGCGAAGAATAAAGCCATAGCAACTGTTGAGATCATCTTCAAGAAAAGTGCTGACATCAACGGAACACAAGTTCTAGATAAGATGTTAGCCGCCAGCAACTGTAGTGGTTGCTTACTGGATGGTGCAGTTTTTGATC CCAAAACCTTGTGTTCTTTGGATCCTTGTGATACGAATACTACACAATGCAATGGGATAGATGGAGGTTTTACTTGCACCTGTTCGGAACATTTCATTAAGACAGTCCTCAGTGACAGGTTGTGCATAG CCTGTCCTAGTGGTTCAAAAGCTAAAGACTCCAACGAATGTGTACC TTGTCCCTTCGGGCGTTCTGGTTTTAACTGCGAGGAAA CCTGGAAGCTAACTTTGGTCATTGTCGGCTCCGTGCTTGGGAGCCTGCTGCTGATCGCGCTCATTCTTCTGCCTGTATTGACACTCAA AGCCTCAAAGAAGATGTCCAAGAAGGAGAAAAGTGGAGACCTGGGGCTATCCTTCAGCCACATTCCTACCAAGCAATCAGTGGTTAACGGCAGTTCAGCTCCAAGGCAACCTGCCCTGTACGGTGGGCCGGCCGACAGGATGTCAGGCTCGGCTAATGCCGGGGAGAATCGGATCCCAAGGGCCACAACCACAAACAGTTGGGAAAAAAGAGCCAACCTGGAGCGGACCCAGACCAGCAGACAACCTGCCCCGTACAGTGGGCAGGTTGTCTGCACCTGCTCCAACAGGATGTTAGGCTCGGCTAATGCCGGGGTGCCTCAGATCCCAAGGGCCACAGCCACAAACAGTTGGGAAAAAAGAGCCAACCTGGAGCGGACCCAGACCAGCAGACACCCTGCCCCGTACAGTGGGCAGGTTGTCTGCACCTGCTCCAACAGGATGTTAGGCTCGGCTGATGCCGGGGTGCCTCAGATCCCAAGGGCCACAGCCACAAACAGTTGGGAAAAAAGAGCCAACCTGGAGCAGACCCAGACCAGCAGACAACCTGTCCCGTACAGTGGGCCGGCCAACAGGATGTTGGGCTCGGCTAATGCCGGGGTGCCTCAGATCCCAAGGGCCACAGCCACAAACAGTTGGGAAAAAAGAGCCAACCTGGAGCAGACCCAGACCAGCAGACAACCTGTCCCGTACAGTGGGCCGGCCAACAGGATGTTGGGCTCGGCTAATGCCGGGGTGCCTCAGATCCCAAGGGCCACAGCCACAAACAGTTGGGAAAAAAGAGCCAACCTGGAGCAGACCCAGACCAGCAGACAACCTGTCCCGTACAGTGGGCCGGCCAACAGGATGTTGGGCTCGGCTAATGCCGGGGTGCCTCAGATCCCAAGGGCCACAGCCACAAACAGTTGGGAAAAAAGAGCCAACCTGGAGCGGACCCAGACCAGCCGACAACCGGTCCCGTACAGTGGGCCGGCCAACAGGATGTTGGGCTCAGCTATTGCCGGGGTGCCTCAGATCCCAAGGGCCACAGCCACAAACAGTTGGGAAAAAAGAGCCAATATGGAGATGACTCCGACCAGCAGCAGACAAAACTTGGTTCCAGTGGGGAGGAACTCG CGCCATGGATACAGCAACCCTTACTACATGCACGACAACTGA